A stretch of Lactuca sativa cultivar Salinas chromosome 6, Lsat_Salinas_v11, whole genome shotgun sequence DNA encodes these proteins:
- the LOC111894214 gene encoding pentatricopeptide repeat-containing protein At3g16610, whose amino-acid sequence MAAAVGRTSITNTTFYLQILESSIKSRSLANAKTIHQHFLKQNLNYSSIILDKLTRVYISFHHLHLAHRVFDKIPYPERKNNVLLWNQLIRAYAWEGPFDHAINLYLEMTQSGVTPNKYTYPFALKACSAIQDIELGKTIHDRVKSEFLDDDVYVCTALVDFYAKCGLLDDARQVFDKMSNRDVVAWNAMIAGSSLHGMYHKTMKLIEEMQDAGLRPNSSTIVAILPAIGEASELMQGKAIHGFSIRSRFDNNVVVGTGILDMYAKCKHLDYTRRVFDTINVKNEVTWSAMIAACVAKDSSMEALKLFKQAIVNNNGNISPVTLSTILRACANLTNIKTGRCIHGYSIKLGFISHLTISNTLLSLYSKCGILQDTVRFFNEMEFKDTVSFNSIISGCVQNGDAGIAFNMFENMKKLRINPDMETMIGFFPTCSHLAALKHGACGHGYAITQGFTKSTKVCNAIIDMYSKCGKINLGRLVFDQMNTRDVISWNAMIFGYGIHGLGFEAVELFENMLRHGFNPDGVTFICVLSACSHSRLVEKGKDLYYSMNEKFQISPKIEHCLCMVDLLGRAGLLSEAHEFILEMPLTPDVRIWSALLGACRIHKDFNLGEEISRKIQILGHESSGNFVILSNIYSTAKRFDDAARTRVIQKEKGFKKSPGCSWIEIDGNVHMFVGGDKLHPWWVLIKRRLDELLVGMKELGYDGDYGFVLQDVEEEEKGHILLYHSEKLAVAFGDVSLRLGKSIFVTKNLRVCVDCHTALKYMSMIMKREITVRDTIRFHHFKDGSCNCGDFW is encoded by the coding sequence ATGGCAGCGGCTGTAGGCAGAACTTCCATAACTAACACAACCTTCTACCTACAAATTTTAGAAAGTTCAATTAAATCAAGGTCACTTGCGAATGCCAAGACAATTCATCAGCATTTCCTCAAGCAAAATCTCAATTACAGCTCCATTATTCTGGACAAACTCACCCGCGTCTACATTTCGTTTCACCATCTTCATCTTGCTCACAGAGTGTTCGATAAAATTCCTTACCCAGAAAGAAAGAACAACGTCTTGTTATGGAACCAATTGATCAGAGCGTATGCTTGGGAAGGACCCTTCGACCATGCCATCAATCTGTATCTTGAAATGACACAATCAGGGGTCACACCCAATAAATACACTTACCCATTTGCTTTGAAAGCATGTTCCGCTATACAGGATATAGAACTTGGTAAAACGATACATGATCGCGTGAAAAGTGAGTTTCTTGACGACGATGTTTATGTTTGCACCGCGTTGGTTGATTTTTACGCAAAATGCGGATTATTAGATGACGCACGCCAGGTGTTTGATAAAATGTCTAACAGAGATGTGGTGGCGTGGAATGCAATGATTGCAGGAAGTTCTCTTCATGGAATGTACCACAAAACAATGAAATTGATTGAGGAAATGCAGGATGCAGGATTAAGACCTAATTCATCCACCATTGTCGCCATTCTTCCAGCTATTGGAGAAGCTAGTGAGTTGATGCAAGGAAAAGCAATACATGGGTTTTCTATAAGGAGTAGATTTGATAACAATGTAGTTGTTGGAACTGGGATACTAGACATGTATGCCAAATGTAAACACCTTGATTACACAAGAAGAGTTTTTGACACAATCAATGTCAAAAATGAGGTAACTTGGAGTGCTATGATAGCAGCATGTGTTGCAAAAGATTCATCCATGGAGGCATTGAAGCTTTTCAAACAAGCAATAGTAAACAACAATGGCAACATATCTCCAGTTACACTATCCACCATTCTTCGTGCTTGTGCTAATCTTACTAACATTAAAACAGGAAGGTGTATACATGGTTATTCAATCAAATTAGGTTTCATTTCTCATTTAACAATCAGTAACACCTTGCTTTCACTCTACTCAAAATGTGGGATTTTACAAGACACAGTGAGATTCTTCAATGAAATGGAGTTCAAAGACACGGTTTCCTTCAATTCCATCATCTCTGGTTGTGTCCAAAATGGTGATGCTGGAATCGCGTTTAACATGTTTGAAAATATGAAGAAATTAAGAATCAACCCTGATATGGAAACCATGATTGGATTCTTTCCTACATGTTCTCATTTAGCAGCTTTAAAACATGGAGCATGTGGACATGGATATGCAATAACACAAGGGTTTACAAAATCAACTAAAGTTTGTAATGCTATTATTGATATGTATTCAAAATGTGGGAAAATAAATCTAGGAAGGTTAGTTTTTGATCAAATGAATACACGTGATGTAATCTCATGGAATGCTATGATTTTTGGTTATGGTATACATGGTTTAGGGTTTGAAGCAGTTGAATTATTTGAAAATATGTTAAGACATGGTTTTAATCCAGATGGGGTGACTTTTATTTGTGTTTTATCCGCTTGTAGTCATTCAAGACTTGTTGAAAAAGGTAAAGATTTAtattattcaatgaatgaaaagtTTCAAATATCACCAAAAATCGAACATTGTTTATGTATGGTTGATCTTTTGGGGAGAGCAGGACTTTTAAGTGAGGCTCATGAGTTCATTCTTGAAATGCCATTAACACCCGATGTACGTATTTGGAGTGCACTTCTTGGTGCTTGTAGAATTCATAAAGATTTCAATTTAGGTGAAGAAATTTCAAGAAAGATTCAGATTCTTGGACATGAAAGTAGTGGAAACTTTGTGATTCTATCTAATATTTATAGCACGGCAAAAAGATTCGATGATGCAGCACGTACACGTGTCATACAGAAAGAGAAAGGGTTCAAGAAAAGCCCGGGGTGTAGTTGGATTGAAATAGATGGAAATGTTCATATGTTTGTTGGTGGAGATAAGTTACATCCATGGTGGGTTTTGATCAAAAGAAGGTTAGATGAATTGCTAGTGGGGATGAAGGAATTGGGGTATGATGGAGATTATGGTTTTGTCCTTCAAGATGTTGAAGAAGAGGAAAAAGGGCATATTCTTTTGTATCATAGTGAGAAGTTGGCAGTTGCTTTTGGTGATGTTAGTTTGAGGTTAGGAAAAAGTATTTTTGTGACTAAGAATTTGCGGGTGTGTGTTGATTGTCATACGGCTTTGAAGTATATGAGTATGATAATGAAGAGAGAAATAACGGTTAGGGATACGATTCGTTTTCATCATTTTAAGGATGGAAGTTGTAATTGTGGAGATTTTTGGTAG
- the LOC111894168 gene encoding uncharacterized protein LOC111894168: protein MYRQQRNGKSPSSGERIDFKFSNFQALQVPKVWDKLLVSIISVETGKTVARSNKALVRNGNCQWTETLSESIWISHDDSSKELEEHLFKFVVSMGSARSGILGEATVNIARYYTSSRSSAPLSLPLKKCNHGTVLQVKIQCLTPRTKLRVEGLKAEAMDESYDDALSRSNGSAASVDLSAKSSQSQELNPTSLLGKIKIMMQETSYQPSGSNQNNDSAEYSLEKERFYKNNHMNGIKNKLNGNSRNSSPRSNYPNEEDLSISKSNNSSFKSRITHDDQEEEYEESPPPVLPTSSMPNTGSSKNLLEAAEDTIEELREEAKMWERNSQKLMLDLEILKERFSDQSKNLTDSKMELSAARMERDGMKKEVDQLKRLVEVKQKVKVESAYKSESGSQLLKELEIELKAHKESNTDLSLQLKRNQESNIELVCILQELEETTETQRAEIEELLEVKSKFNDLEKSFNFNLVEIRSLQLNLQQMEESEKTLQANMQILEQALENKISDLENERISNSHTLSLLEKDYKTNLSIKEEEINNLESKLSEKTQSESQQMQEIQELQQKISEVEKECSELTNENLELLCEIKELKKKIQEKNVVIEEDQKVIKDYNLKIQELERLNEEQEDQISDLQKEKEELQENMEDALEESNITSKCLDNLRNDLMVLSSSVDSQVSANKLLEKKAFDLEKVKHEAELRLFEVEEENIRLSESLTSLESQLRRMKDELQESESVKFDLQNEVEKLYDIEKLLLEAQEECGILKSEKKKLLESSEGLIEECSNLEKLYEEMRKEKGELSEKCSSLEVELMEARGNLVISSERVASLEEKHSSMLEEYMFKEKSLSSHLDELNQENWKLKEKVTMEESLLNQMYLEKTSEIENFQKEVQHLQNEISKLHEQKSKVVSEKSKLESSLKEIHSRNESIENQLQTLHKESESKIQDLETDLIAIKESNKKLMTDHEKKSKVLFGYRIREERRKTMENDLELKLTVSEYERQQLIEEASKLKDKLQKTSNLDNEVMDHKRKLDKLKYEKNNLEASFRSLSSSFEEVKEEKISFLEKISTLEASVKEYEECKHEKNVLEEKIMQLEGDLMSKGASRSLDSEMKNELSRIKSANLQYQLKVQQIEGEKNECLKKVHALEEDLRLLSTKSGSKSGVHETHSQDDIDNVEKIEMLEAQLDEALDANNKYRAQLKRLKSEGRNSLSSNPGKSKVEGDLVTKERFERTKSSLETELKDLRDRYLEMSLKYAEVEAEREDLVMQLKTNNSTRRRFQFLESQ from the exons ATGTACAGACAACAAAGAAACGGGAAGTCGCCCAGCTCAGGGGAGAGGATTGATTTCAAGTTTTCAAATTTTCAAGCTCTTCAG GTACCAAAAGTATGGGACAAGCTTCTAGTGTCCATAATCTCTGTGGAAACAGGAAAAACAGTTGCAAGATCAAACAAAGCTTTGGTGAGAAATGGAAACTGTCAATGGACAGAAACTCTATCCGAATCTATCTGGATTTCACATGATGATTCTTCAAAAGAGCTTGAAGAACATCTCTTTAAATTCGTTGTTTCCATG GGTTCTGCTAGATCTGGCATTCTTGGAGAGGCAACTGTAAATATTGCACGCTACTATACAAGTTCAAGATCATCTGCCCCACTTTCATTACCTTTAAAGAAATGCAACCATGGCACAGTTTTACAG GTCAAAATTCAGTGCCTAACACCAAGAACAAAGCTCAG GGTTGAAGGACTAAAAGCAGAAGCCATGGATGAAAGTTATGATGATGCATTAAGCAGATCAAATGGGTCAGCTGCTTCAGTTGACTTGAGTGCTAAATCCTCTCAAAGTCAAGAATTGAATCCCACTTCACTTCTTGGAAAGATTAAAATCATG ATGCAGGAAACAAGTTATCAACCATCTGGATCGAATCAAAACAATGATTCGGCTGAATATTCTTTAGAAAAAGAGAGATTCTATAAAAACAATCATATGAATGGAATCAAGAACAAGCTTAATGGGAATTCAAGAAACAGTTCACCTCGAAGCAATTACCCTAATGAAGAAGATCTTTCTATATCAAAATCAAACAACTCATCTTTCAAATCAAGAATAACTCATGATGATCAAGAAGAAGAGTATGAAGAAAGCCCTCCACCTGTCCTTCCCACATCATCAATGCCAAACACCGGTTCTTCAAAGAACCTTCTAGAAGCAGCTGAAGACACCATTGAAGAGCTTCGTGAAGAAGCCAAAATGTGGGAGAGGAattcacagaagttgatgcttgattTGGAGATCTTGAAAGAAAGATTCTCTGATCAATCCAAGAATCTTACAGATTCTAAAATGGAGCTTTCAGCAGCACGAATGGAACGTGATGGCATGAAGAAAGAAGTTGACCAGCTTAAAAGATTGGTGGAGGTCAAACAGAAGGTCAAAGTGGAGTCAGCGTATAAGTCAGAAAGTGGATCACAACTTCTAAAAGAACTTGAAATCGAGCTAAAAGCTCATAAAGAATCAAACACTGATTTGTCTCTACAACTGAAGAGAAATCAAGAATCAAATATTGAGCTTGTGTGTATTCTTCAAGAACTGGAGGAGACCACAGAAACACAAAGAGCAGAAATCGAAGAACTTTTGGAAGTCAAATCAAAGTTTAATGATTTAGAAAAGTCTTTCAATTTCAATTTGGTGGAAATCAGAAGCTTACAACTTAACTTGCAACAAATGGAGGAATCAGAGAAAACATTACAAGCAAACATGCAGATTCTTGAACAAGCTTTAGAGAACAAAATCAGTGATTTAGAAAACGAACGAATTTCAAATAGCCATACTTTATCACTTCTTGAAAAAGACTACAAAACTAACTTatccatcaaagaagaagaaatcAACAACTTGGAGTCAAAACTATCTGAAAAAACACAATCTGAATCACAACAAATGCAAGAAATCCAAGAGCTTCAACAAAAAATTAGTGAGGTGGAAAAAGAATGTAGCGAGTTGACCAATGAAAACTTGGAGCTTCTTTGTGAGATTAAAGAACTGAAGAAAAAGATccaagagaaaaatgtggttatTGAAGAAGATCAAAAGGTGATAAAAGATTACAATTTGAAAATCCAGGAACTAGAGAGGTTGAATGAAGAACAAGAGGATCAAATTTCTGATCTTCAAAAGGAGAAAGAAGAGTTACAAGAAAACATGGAAGATGCATTGGAAGAGAGCAATATAACATCTAAATGTTTGGATAATTTGAGAAATGATCTCATGGTGCTTAGTAGTAGTGTTGATTCTCAAGTTTCTGCTAATAAGTTACTTGAAAAGAAAGCGTTTGACTTGGAAAAAGTCAAACATGAAGCCGAGCTTCGGTTGtttgaagttgaagaagagaataTCCGCTTATCAGAAAGTTTGACTTCACTGGAAAGTCAACTGAGACGTATGAAAGATGAGTTACAAGAATCTGAATCTGTGAAATTTGATCTTCAAAATGAGGTTGAAAAGTTATATGATATTGAAAAGTTACTATTGGAAGCTCAAGAAGAATGTGGAATTTTGAAATCCGAAAAGAAGAAACTTCTAGAATCTTCCGAGGGGCTCATTGAGGAATGTAGTAATCTTGAGAAGTTGTATGAAGAGATGAGAAAGGAAAAGGGAGAGTTGAGTGAAAAATGTTCTAGTTTGGAGGTCGAATTAATGGAAGCTAGGGGCAATTTGGTAATTTCTTCCGAAAGGGTGGCTAGTTTAGAGGAAAAACATTCTTCTATGTTGGAAGAGTATATGTTTAAAGAGAAGAGTCTTTCTTCACATTTGGATGAACTTAATCAAGAAAACTGGAAGTTAAAAGAGAAAGTTACAATGGAAGAAAGTTTGTTGAATCAAATGTATTTAGAGAAGACTTCCGAGATTGAAAACTTCCAAAAAGAGGTACAACATTTACAAAATGAAATTTCAAAGCTTCATGAACAGAAGTCAAAGGTGGTTTCCGAAAAGTCAAAGCTGGAATCTTCTTTGAAAGAAATCCATTCAAGAAATGAATCGATTGAAAACCAACTTCAAACTCTTCATAAGGAATCTGAATCCAAGATTCAAGACTTAGAAACTGATCTCATTGCCATTAAAGAAAGCAATAAAAAACTGATGACAGATCATGAAAAGAAATCAAAGGTGTTGTTTGGTTACAGAATAAGAGAAGAGAGAAGAAAGACAATGGAAAATGATCTAGAACTTAAGCTTACAGTTTCAGAATATGAACGCCAACAGCTCATTGAAGAAGCTTCAAAGTTAAAAGATAAGTTGCAGAAAACCTCGAATCTTGACAATGAAGTAATGGATCATAAACGAAAGCTTGATAAACTAAAGTATGAAAAGAACAATCTTGAAGCTTCTTTTCGTTCTCTTTCTAGTAGTTTTGAAGAGGTTAAAGAAGAAAAGATTTCGTTTCTTGAAAAGATATCTACCTTAGAGGCATCTGTAAAAGAATATGAGGAATGTAAACATGAGAAGAATGTTCTAGAAGAAAAGATAATGCAACTCGAGGGAGATCTAATGTCTAAAGGAGCATCACGTTCTTTAGATTCTGAGATGAAAAATGAGCTTAGTAGAATCAAGAGTGCAAATTTGCAATATCAGTTGAAAGTTCAACAAATTGAAGGCGAAAAGAATGAATGCTTGAAGAAAGTTCATGCTTTAGAAGAAGATCTAAGACTTTTATCAACAAAATCAGGGAGTAAATcg GGTGTTCATGAGACACATTCTCAAGATGATATTGATAATGTAGAAAAAATAGAGATGCTTGAAGCACAGCTTGATGAGGCTCTTGATGCAAATAACAAGTATAGAGCTCAACTCAAGAG GCTAAAGTCCGAGGGGCGTAATAGTCTTTCATCAAATCCTGGAAAATCTAAGGTTGAAGGTGACTTGGTAACGAAAGAGAGATTTGAAAGGACAAAATCGTCATTAGAGACAGAGCTAAAAGACCTTCGTGACCGTTACCTTGAGATGAGCCTCAAGTATGCTGAAGTTGAAGCCGAAAGAGAAGATCTTGTAATGCAGTTAAAAACCAACAATAGCACAAGGAGACGATTCCAATTCCTTGAAAGCCAATGA